A single window of Candidatus Methylomirabilis tolerans DNA harbors:
- a CDS encoding SDR family oxidoreductase, with amino-acid sequence MANILIAGCGYIGTALGSLLAAEGHAIWGLRRHPAMLPPEIRPWVADLTSPQSLQTLPPTVDWVFYTAAPDTHDEAAYRAVYVEGVRNLLHALTFQQTRPRHIFLTSSTGVYGESSGAWVDETSPTTPTEFAGIHLLEGECLLLEGPFPATVLRLGGIYGPGRASLIERVRRGEIAWDNESPVYFNRIHRDDAAGALRHLMMLPCPDPVYLGVDHEPTTMAVLLDWLAHAIGVPPTRQSESVSTRTARHPANKRCRNAKLVASGYAFRYPTFREGYAALLTPPSPK; translated from the coding sequence ATGGCAAACATTCTCATAGCCGGCTGCGGGTATATCGGAACGGCGCTGGGCTCTCTGCTCGCGGCTGAGGGACATGCCATCTGGGGGCTGCGTCGCCACCCTGCTATGCTGCCGCCTGAGATTCGCCCATGGGTAGCCGACCTGACCTCGCCCCAGTCACTTCAGACGCTGCCGCCGACAGTTGATTGGGTATTCTACACGGCTGCGCCCGATACCCATGACGAAGCGGCCTACCGGGCAGTCTATGTGGAGGGGGTGCGAAACCTGCTCCACGCTCTCACGTTTCAGCAGACCCGTCCAAGACATATTTTCCTCACATCGAGTACGGGGGTGTATGGAGAGTCTTCCGGGGCCTGGGTGGACGAGACGTCCCCTACCACACCAACGGAGTTTGCGGGCATTCACCTCCTCGAAGGTGAATGCCTCCTGCTGGAGGGCCCTTTTCCGGCCACGGTATTACGCTTGGGCGGCATCTACGGCCCCGGCCGCGCATCACTGATTGAGCGTGTGCGTCGCGGCGAGATCGCATGGGATAATGAGTCGCCCGTTTATTTCAACCGTATTCACCGGGATGATGCTGCCGGAGCGCTACGCCATCTGATGATGCTTCCGTGCCCGGATCCCGTCTACCTTGGGGTTGATCACGAGCCAACCACGATGGCCGTCCTCCTTGACTGGCTGGCTCACGCGATTGGCGTGCCGCCGACTCGGCAGAGTGAATCTGTCTCGACTCGGACGGCCCGGCATCCCGCCAACAAACGTTGTCGCAACGCCAAACTCGTCGCATCCGGCTATGCATTCCGCTATCCGACCTTTCGCGAGGGCTATGCGGCCCTCCTCACCCCACCTTCGCCAAAGTAA